One Cryobacterium roopkundense genomic region harbors:
- a CDS encoding ABC transporter permease, which produces MSSIAPVNNPTQPHEPPTGPATGLIRSWKAPIALGVFTLLSFILLVVIGRDGVSTMRLSTASDLIQLPDVELPARATGVVITVLILAITLLATWLVYQHRKVSIWLVSLFAFLALLGFLVWASAGATIPIPGLLFGSISLAVPLIFGALGGVISERVGVVNIAIEGQLLAGAFTSALVASVTQQPILGLLAAMVAGMLVSFVLAAFAIKYFVDQVIVGVVLNVLVIGFTGFLYSQLLAPNAALLNQPPKFERINIPFLSEIPIIGPVLFRQTLIVYLMYIAVFVVYFAIFHTKWGLRLRAVGEHPQAADTVGINVARTRFLNVSLAGAIVGLGGAYFTLGSVGAFGKEMTAGAGFIALAAVIFGRWDPIRATLAALLFGFASNLQSVLSIIGSPVPSEFMLMLPYLVTIFAVAGLVGKSRGPAASGKPYIKS; this is translated from the coding sequence ATGAGCTCCATCGCACCCGTCAATAACCCCACCCAGCCTCACGAGCCGCCCACCGGTCCCGCCACCGGACTGATCCGTAGCTGGAAGGCTCCGATCGCCCTCGGCGTCTTCACCCTGCTGAGCTTCATCCTGCTCGTGGTGATTGGCCGCGACGGAGTGAGCACCATGAGGCTCTCTACCGCCTCGGACCTCATCCAGTTGCCCGATGTTGAACTTCCGGCGCGGGCCACCGGTGTGGTCATCACGGTGCTGATTCTGGCCATCACCCTGTTGGCAACCTGGCTGGTGTACCAGCACCGCAAGGTCTCGATCTGGTTGGTCAGCCTCTTCGCCTTCCTCGCGCTGCTCGGTTTTCTGGTGTGGGCATCCGCCGGAGCCACCATCCCCATCCCCGGCCTGCTGTTCGGGTCGATCAGCCTCGCCGTTCCGCTGATCTTCGGCGCCCTCGGCGGCGTTATCTCCGAGCGCGTCGGCGTGGTGAATATCGCCATCGAAGGGCAGCTGCTCGCGGGGGCCTTCACCTCCGCCCTTGTTGCTTCGGTCACCCAGCAGCCGATCCTCGGTCTGCTCGCTGCCATGGTGGCGGGCATGCTCGTGTCCTTCGTGCTCGCCGCGTTCGCCATCAAGTACTTCGTCGACCAGGTCATCGTCGGTGTCGTGCTCAACGTGCTCGTGATCGGGTTCACTGGCTTCCTCTACTCGCAGCTGCTCGCGCCCAACGCAGCGCTGCTCAACCAGCCGCCCAAATTCGAGCGCATCAACATCCCGTTTCTGAGCGAGATCCCGATCATCGGTCCGGTGCTCTTCCGCCAGACGCTCATCGTCTACCTCATGTACATCGCCGTATTCGTGGTGTATTTCGCCATTTTCCACACCAAGTGGGGCCTGCGTCTGCGGGCCGTGGGTGAGCATCCGCAGGCCGCAGACACCGTGGGTATCAACGTGGCCCGCACGCGTTTTCTGAACGTGTCGCTCGCCGGCGCGATCGTGGGCCTCGGCGGCGCGTACTTCACGCTCGGCTCGGTGGGTGCCTTCGGCAAGGAGATGACAGCCGGTGCCGGGTTCATCGCCCTCGCAGCCGTGATCTTCGGCCGCTGGGACCCGATTCGAGCCACACTCGCCGCACTGCTGTTCGGCTTCGCGAGCAACCTGCAGAGCGTGCTGAGCATCATCGGTTCGCCGGTGCCCAGCGAGTTCATGCTCATGCTGCCGTACCTCGTGACGATCTTCGCCGTGGCCGGCCTGGTAGGCAAGTCGCGGGGCCCGGCCGCCTCCGGCAAGCCGTACATCAAGTCATGA
- a CDS encoding BMP family lipoprotein: MTIKTRKAALGGLAMFGVVALLAACAPAPTDSTSGDAAASDFLPCIVSDFGGFDDKSFNQSSYDGISAAADELGVEFKQAESTTEDQYAGNVSSMVDQGCNFILTVGFALANATRDAAQANPEVEFAIIDSALSNDDFSPLALDNVKPVLYDTAQAAYLAGYLAAGTTKTGVVGTYGGLQFPSVTIFMDGFADGVAKYNEDKGTTVTVLGWDKAAQTGSFAGSFDDIAAGKTLSQGLIDQGADIILPVAGPLFQGTAQAITDSGKDVAIIGVDSDLFETTPEFDALYLTSVMKQMTDATKQIIVDAAGGDFSAEAYVGTLENEGVLLAPLHDFESKVDPALMTEIDALKASIISGDIVVTSDSTPK, from the coding sequence TTGACAATCAAGACCCGTAAGGCCGCGCTTGGCGGTCTTGCCATGTTCGGCGTAGTTGCCCTTCTCGCCGCGTGTGCGCCTGCCCCTACCGATTCCACGTCCGGCGACGCCGCGGCCTCCGACTTCCTGCCCTGCATCGTCTCCGACTTCGGCGGGTTCGACGACAAGTCGTTCAACCAGTCGAGCTATGACGGCATCAGCGCCGCCGCCGACGAACTCGGCGTCGAGTTCAAGCAGGCCGAGTCCACCACCGAAGACCAGTACGCCGGCAACGTGAGCAGCATGGTCGACCAGGGCTGCAACTTCATCCTCACCGTCGGCTTCGCCCTGGCCAACGCCACGCGCGACGCCGCCCAGGCGAACCCCGAGGTCGAGTTCGCCATCATCGACTCCGCCCTCAGCAACGACGACTTCAGCCCGTTGGCCCTCGACAACGTGAAGCCGGTGCTCTACGACACCGCCCAGGCCGCCTACCTCGCTGGGTACCTCGCTGCCGGCACCACAAAGACCGGCGTCGTCGGCACCTACGGCGGACTGCAGTTCCCCTCCGTCACCATCTTCATGGACGGCTTCGCCGATGGCGTTGCCAAGTACAACGAAGACAAGGGCACGACCGTCACGGTGCTCGGCTGGGACAAGGCAGCACAGACCGGCAGCTTCGCCGGCAGCTTCGACGACATCGCCGCGGGTAAGACCCTGAGTCAGGGCCTGATCGACCAAGGCGCCGACATCATCCTTCCGGTCGCCGGACCGCTCTTCCAGGGCACCGCACAGGCCATCACTGACTCCGGCAAGGACGTCGCCATCATCGGTGTCGACAGCGACCTGTTCGAGACCACGCCCGAGTTCGATGCCCTGTACCTCACCTCGGTGATGAAGCAGATGACGGATGCCACCAAGCAGATCATCGTGGACGCCGCCGGCGGAGACTTCTCCGCCGAGGCCTACGTGGGCACGCTCGAGAACGAGGGAGTGCTCCTCGCTCCGCTGCACGACTTCGAATCCAAGGTCGACCCGGCCCTGATGACCGAGATCGACGCGCTCAAGGCCTCCATCATCAGCGGCGACATCGTTGTGACGTCGGACTCCACCCCGAAGTAG
- a CDS encoding ABC transporter permease, giving the protein MSDSQVPVTTPKTAASKPAPEEPGRWHAVFREITTGSAIISVLAVVMALFVGAIMIAFTNADVQESAGYFFSRPADMLSAIWQAVSGAYSALFQGSIYNFRRDTFADGIKPLTETLTFATPLIAAGLGVALGFRVGMFNIGGRGQMLIAAALGGWVAFAVDLPYGIHLVAALVAGILGGAIWGGIVGLLKARTGAHEVITTIMLNYVAFYLVSYWLRDGFLKTPGSNNPKSPATKDTAILPDLLGPNYNLHLGFVLVIAATIFVWWLLSRSNLGFQFRAVGENPNAARVAGIGVQRVYVYAMLISGGLVGLAGINQVLGTTTSGFGATVDSSIGFDAITVALLGRSRPWGVFAAGILFGAFKAGSFSMQAAEGVPVDIIVVVQALIVLFIAAPPLVRAIFRLPTPGAPSRRLRLNVSQEVAAK; this is encoded by the coding sequence ATGAGCGACAGTCAGGTCCCCGTGACCACCCCCAAGACAGCCGCCTCCAAGCCCGCACCAGAGGAACCCGGGCGCTGGCACGCAGTCTTCCGTGAGATCACCACCGGCAGCGCCATCATCTCCGTGTTGGCCGTCGTCATGGCCCTGTTCGTGGGTGCCATCATGATCGCGTTCACGAACGCCGATGTGCAGGAGTCTGCGGGCTACTTCTTCTCGCGCCCCGCCGACATGCTCTCCGCCATCTGGCAGGCCGTGTCCGGGGCCTATTCCGCTCTCTTCCAAGGCTCGATCTACAACTTCCGACGGGACACCTTCGCTGACGGTATCAAGCCACTCACCGAAACCCTCACCTTCGCGACGCCGCTGATCGCGGCCGGCCTCGGTGTGGCGCTCGGCTTCCGGGTGGGCATGTTCAACATCGGCGGCCGCGGCCAGATGCTCATCGCGGCCGCTCTCGGCGGCTGGGTCGCGTTCGCTGTCGACCTGCCCTATGGCATTCACCTGGTTGCGGCGCTCGTCGCCGGTATCCTCGGCGGCGCCATTTGGGGCGGAATCGTGGGCCTGCTGAAGGCTCGCACCGGTGCGCACGAGGTGATCACCACGATCATGCTCAACTACGTGGCCTTCTACCTCGTGAGCTACTGGCTGCGCGACGGCTTTCTGAAGACTCCCGGCTCCAACAACCCCAAGAGCCCCGCGACCAAGGACACGGCCATCCTCCCCGACCTGCTCGGCCCGAACTACAACCTGCACCTCGGGTTCGTGCTCGTGATCGCGGCGACCATCTTCGTCTGGTGGCTGCTGTCTCGCTCCAACCTCGGGTTCCAGTTTCGCGCCGTGGGCGAGAACCCGAACGCGGCGCGCGTCGCCGGAATCGGGGTGCAGCGCGTCTACGTGTACGCCATGCTCATCTCTGGCGGTCTCGTGGGTCTCGCCGGCATCAACCAGGTGCTCGGCACCACAACGAGCGGCTTCGGTGCCACTGTCGATTCGAGCATCGGCTTCGACGCCATCACGGTGGCCCTGCTCGGACGCTCCAGGCCCTGGGGGGTGTTCGCCGCCGGAATCCTGTTCGGCGCCTTCAAGGCAGGCAGCTTTTCCATGCAGGCAGCCGAGGGGGTGCCCGTCGACATCATCGTGGTCGTGCAGGCCCTCATCGTGCTGTTCATCGCGGCCCCGCCGCTCGTGCGTGCCATCTTCCGCCTTCCGACGCCGGGCGCCCCGTCGCGCAGACTTCGCCTGAACGTATCCCAGGAGGTGGCGGCCAAATGA
- a CDS encoding ABC transporter ATP-binding protein produces MKLELRGITKRFGALIANDTINLVIEPGEIHALLGENGAGKSTLMNVLYGLYRAEEGEILLDDVAVHFAGPGDAMNAGIGMVHQHFMLIPVFTVAENVMLGNEETKSGGRLDLTAARKRVREISERFGFDIDPDALVEDLPVGVQQRVEIIKALSRDAKVLVFDEPTAVLTPQETDELMVIMRQLKAAGTSIVFITHKLREVREVADRITVIRLGKVVGEASPTASNEELATLMVGRAVDLTVDKAPAMPGTPALVVTDLTVIDPRGQIVVDNVSFSVASGEILAIAGVQGNGQTELTEALLGLQPRVVGEITLDGKSLRGHSVRKVLNAGVGFVPEDRNEDGLVGAFSIAENLMLDRSDKEPFVKRFNLQLDYLKTFAEEKVKEFDVRSQGIDTPVGRLSGGNQQKVVLARELSRDLRLFVAAQPTRGLDVGSIEFVHERIVATRDAGTPVIVISTELDEVAALADRIMVMYRGRIVGIVPGDTPRSVLGLMMAGEPAPTSTAPNSTEGAAA; encoded by the coding sequence ATGAAGCTCGAACTTCGCGGTATCACCAAACGCTTCGGTGCGTTGATTGCCAACGACACCATCAACCTCGTGATCGAACCCGGCGAGATCCACGCGCTCCTGGGCGAGAATGGCGCCGGCAAGTCCACGCTCATGAATGTTCTCTACGGCCTGTACCGGGCCGAGGAGGGTGAAATTCTGCTCGACGATGTGGCCGTGCACTTCGCCGGGCCCGGCGACGCGATGAATGCCGGAATCGGAATGGTGCACCAGCACTTCATGCTCATCCCGGTATTCACGGTGGCCGAGAACGTGATGCTCGGAAACGAGGAAACCAAGTCCGGCGGACGGCTCGACCTCACAGCGGCACGCAAGCGCGTGCGCGAGATCTCCGAGCGTTTTGGCTTCGACATCGACCCTGACGCGCTCGTGGAAGACCTCCCGGTGGGGGTGCAGCAGCGCGTAGAAATCATCAAGGCGCTCTCTCGCGACGCGAAGGTCCTCGTGTTCGACGAGCCGACAGCGGTGCTCACCCCGCAGGAAACCGACGAGCTTATGGTGATCATGCGCCAGCTCAAGGCAGCCGGAACCTCCATCGTCTTCATCACGCACAAACTGCGCGAGGTGCGCGAGGTCGCCGACCGCATCACGGTCATCCGCCTGGGAAAGGTCGTCGGAGAAGCAAGCCCCACGGCGAGCAACGAAGAGCTGGCCACTCTCATGGTGGGCCGCGCGGTCGACCTCACCGTGGACAAGGCCCCGGCGATGCCCGGCACCCCAGCCCTCGTCGTGACCGACCTCACCGTGATCGACCCGCGTGGCCAGATCGTGGTGGACAATGTGAGCTTCTCCGTTGCCTCCGGCGAGATCCTGGCGATCGCCGGCGTGCAGGGCAACGGCCAGACCGAGCTCACCGAAGCCCTGCTGGGCCTGCAGCCGCGAGTGGTTGGTGAGATCACCCTCGACGGAAAGTCGCTGCGCGGGCACTCAGTGCGCAAGGTGCTCAACGCCGGGGTGGGTTTCGTGCCTGAAGACCGCAACGAAGACGGCCTCGTGGGCGCTTTCAGCATTGCCGAGAACCTCATGCTCGACCGGTCCGACAAAGAACCGTTCGTCAAGCGTTTCAACCTGCAGCTCGACTACCTGAAGACCTTCGCCGAGGAGAAGGTGAAAGAGTTCGATGTTCGCTCGCAGGGCATCGACACACCGGTGGGCCGCCTCTCCGGCGGTAACCAGCAGAAGGTCGTGCTCGCCCGCGAGCTCAGCCGTGACCTGCGGCTGTTCGTGGCAGCGCAACCCACCCGCGGGCTCGACGTGGGCTCGATCGAATTCGTGCACGAGCGCATCGTCGCCACCCGCGACGCCGGCACGCCGGTGATCGTGATCTCCACCGAACTCGACGAGGTCGCGGCCCTGGCGGACCGCATCATGGTGATGTACCGAGGGCGCATCGTAGGCATCGTGCCCGGGGATACCCCCCGTTCCGTTCTGGGCCTGATGATGGCCGGCGAACCCGCACCCACCAGCACCGCTCCAAACAGTACCGAAGGAGCTGCCGCATGA